In Aulosira sp. FACHB-615, the following are encoded in one genomic region:
- the rplI gene encoding 50S ribosomal protein L9, producing the protein MAKRVQLVLTQDVSKLGKLGDLVEVAPGYARNYLIPKSLATRATPGILKQVERRREQERQRQLELKQQALEQKAALEKVGSLKIAKQVGENEAIFGTVTTQDVADAIQAAANLEVDRRGITIPDIGKLGTYKAEIKLHSEVTAQIDVEVVAS; encoded by the coding sequence ATGGCGAAACGTGTCCAGTTAGTTTTAACTCAAGATGTCAGCAAGTTAGGCAAATTAGGTGACTTAGTAGAAGTTGCTCCTGGCTATGCTAGAAATTACCTTATTCCCAAGAGTTTGGCAACCCGCGCTACTCCTGGTATTCTCAAACAAGTAGAACGCCGTCGTGAACAAGAACGTCAACGGCAATTGGAACTCAAACAACAAGCCTTAGAACAAAAAGCAGCTTTAGAAAAAGTTGGCAGTTTGAAAATTGCCAAGCAAGTTGGTGAAAACGAAGCCATCTTCGGTACTGTCACCACTCAAGATGTTGCCGATGCAATTCAAGCAGCTGCTAACCTAGAAGTTGACCGTCGTGGTATTACCATCCCCGACATTGGCAAGCTGGGTACTTACAAGGCTGAAATCAAGTTGCACTCAGAAGTAACAGCGCAAATCGATGTTGAAGTTGTTGCTAGTTAG